Proteins found in one Methanofollis sp. genomic segment:
- a CDS encoding RNA-processing protein produces MERYWFGDIEEGVCRPAETGPAALARRIETFGSELGRPDWRQAQACGAVRDRAEYIAVLQAGCMERAQARVAAELSGKDVELLQMVRTLDEIDHVANLLLERAVDWHAVLDPAFTRKYKRGGKALAGRIQRSPSPALRAVGGEIENLGELRNRLMREVSRRADAVLPNTSALVGGLVAARLMAEAGGLSPLARMPAATIQVLGARTAIFSHIRGNAPSPKHGVIFQHRRVHNAPKEVRGRVARVLAAKLAIAARIDYFRGELDTAFVEGAQTRIDAAGVSA; encoded by the coding sequence ATGGAGCGCTACTGGTTTGGGGACATCGAAGAGGGCGTCTGCCGCCCTGCTGAGACCGGCCCCGCAGCCCTTGCCCGGCGAATAGAGACGTTCGGGTCCGAACTCGGGAGGCCCGACTGGAGACAGGCGCAGGCCTGCGGTGCGGTCAGGGACCGTGCCGAGTATATCGCCGTCCTGCAGGCAGGATGCATGGAAAGGGCGCAGGCGCGGGTGGCGGCCGAACTCTCCGGCAAGGATGTCGAACTCCTCCAGATGGTCAGAACCCTCGACGAGATCGATCATGTCGCAAATCTCCTGCTTGAGCGGGCCGTCGACTGGCATGCCGTTCTCGACCCGGCCTTCACCAGGAAGTACAAAAGGGGCGGCAAGGCCCTTGCCGGGCGGATACAGAGGAGTCCCTCGCCGGCCCTGAGGGCGGTCGGGGGCGAGATCGAGAACCTCGGCGAACTGCGGAACCGCCTGATGCGCGAGGTCTCCCGGCGTGCCGACGCCGTCCTCCCGAACACGAGCGCCCTCGTCGGCGGCCTCGTGGCGGCGCGGCTCATGGCCGAGGCCGGCGGCCTCTCTCCCCTTGCCCGGATGCCTGCGGCAACCATCCAGGTGCTGGGGGCGCGGACCGCCATCTTCTCCCATATCCGCGGCAACGCCCCTTCCCCGAAGCACGGCGTCATCTTCCAGCACCGTCGGGTGCACAATGCCCCGAAAGAGGTGCGGGGTCGGGTGGCGCGGGTGCTTGCGGCGAAACTTGCCATTGCCGCACGCATCGACTACTTCAGGGGCGAACTCGATACGGCTTTTGTCGAAGG